A part of Gramella sp. MAR_2010_147 genomic DNA contains:
- a CDS encoding type IX secretion system membrane protein PorP/SprF gives MKRYIFLLLSIISLGGYAQQDAQYTQYMYNTALFNPAYVGSEDFLKISGVYRSQWVGLDGAPETLSFSINDRIGKKVGLGGSVISDKIGPSSETIINADFSYTLDFENTALAFGLKASANLLNVDFTQLSGPDDPDFNQNIDNRFTPNIGAGVYYYSNKFYVGFSVPQLLETEHYKNNENSDTFLAKERFHTYFMGGYVFDLNPGLKLKPAYLLKVTDGAPLQVDISANLLFSEKFTLGASYRLNSAVSALAGFQIFDSVFIGYSYDADTTRLRTYNDGSHEIVLRFDIRDAMKYVSSPRFF, from the coding sequence ATGAAAAGATATATATTTTTATTACTAAGTATTATAAGCCTGGGGGGATATGCTCAGCAGGACGCGCAGTACACCCAATATATGTACAATACAGCCTTGTTCAATCCGGCCTATGTAGGATCGGAGGATTTTCTCAAAATATCGGGAGTATATAGGTCTCAATGGGTAGGCCTGGATGGCGCTCCCGAAACCTTATCTTTCAGTATCAATGATCGCATCGGAAAAAAAGTTGGATTGGGAGGTTCTGTTATTTCAGATAAAATAGGACCTAGTAGTGAAACTATCATTAACGCCGATTTTTCTTATACCCTTGATTTTGAAAACACAGCACTGGCCTTTGGTTTGAAAGCCAGTGCAAATTTACTTAATGTGGATTTCACTCAGCTCTCAGGACCCGATGACCCCGATTTTAATCAGAATATCGATAATAGATTTACTCCAAACATAGGAGCTGGTGTCTATTATTACAGTAATAAGTTCTATGTAGGTTTCTCGGTACCACAATTGCTGGAGACGGAGCATTATAAGAACAATGAGAATTCTGATACTTTTCTGGCAAAAGAACGTTTTCACACCTATTTTATGGGAGGATATGTTTTTGACCTGAACCCTGGGCTTAAATTAAAACCAGCCTATTTATTGAAAGTAACAGATGGTGCTCCCCTACAGGTAGATATTTCTGCCAACTTATTGTTTTCTGAGAAGTTCACCCTGGGGGCTTCTTATAGATTGAATTCAGCAGTGAGTGCACTGGCAGGTTTTCAAATATTCGATTCGGTTTTTATTGGATATTCATATGATGCCGATACCACCAGATTAAGAACGTATAATGACGGTTCTC